One window of Roseisolibacter agri genomic DNA carries:
- a CDS encoding beta strand repeat-containing protein — protein MTYTRSPFARWGRLGVGLALALSAAACSSDDGGGTVEPTPTIGVSVATPAVTVVAGQSGTAAVTVTRGGGYTGAVNLTVEGTIPAGSATPNPAALASGVTASTITITTGSATPAGTYNLTVRAAGTGAVAAVTTPLTVTVTAPVVPGFTIAPAAALTVTQGAGAQTATINITRTGGFAGAVTLTTSGTIPAGLTLTPAAASTGNTSTIAVSATSAVAPGTYPITVNATGAGITGTQTTTLNVTVAAAQATPDFSIAAGAASVAAGGAAGTSTVTITRSGGFTGAVTLTTTGAPAGLTITAPAATTGNTADLSITAASTLAAGTYPITVNATGAGVTGTKTATFNVTVTPAVQVGGYTLGTTGAVSVQQGATGTTTLNVTRTGGFAGGVTITPTGAPNGVQVTVTPNPVTGNTATVSVVASNTATTGTATITLTGAATGLANQTTTLSVNVTAPSTGGGNVSYAFCAPDIPIWFAYQNDNGAWTRVTAGANNTFAFNVPARGGIAYVTQTGTNYDLTVVYGTAAELIAGGQQRCASLPRGTKRLTGSVAGVSATDFASVSLGGSSEILVGGQTAFTLDSVPEGSLNLLASRSSIDLATFSLTPNRLILRRGVNYANNAVIPTLDFNGSESFAPATANLTINGAGTDTAFVATSFFTGAFNLSGFGTGGVFFNFGSSPLRYAGVPTDRLQAGDMHALVAFANVRGDSTSSRGIYSFVRTITDRSVTIGPAPSAATVTAITSTPYLRLRATAASQASYNAGASVSFTQATRTANISVTPGYVGGSAPATWDLSVPDLTAAGFDANWGLRPATRTDWGFSTYGGNFLAFIGGVPAEGTTFQFANKTGTFAGALRSFSRQPLATGRSPLEVTLQRASARFQRLQQAIVGARR, from the coding sequence GTGACATACACGCGTTCGCCGTTCGCCCGCTGGGGACGGCTCGGAGTTGGACTGGCCCTCGCGCTCTCCGCGGCGGCCTGCAGCAGCGACGATGGCGGGGGGACGGTGGAGCCGACGCCGACGATCGGCGTGTCGGTCGCCACGCCCGCGGTGACCGTGGTCGCGGGCCAGAGCGGCACCGCCGCCGTGACGGTCACGCGCGGCGGCGGGTACACGGGCGCGGTGAACCTGACGGTCGAGGGGACGATCCCGGCCGGCTCGGCGACGCCCAACCCGGCGGCGCTCGCGTCGGGCGTCACCGCCAGCACGATCACCATCACGACCGGCTCCGCCACGCCGGCCGGCACGTACAACCTGACGGTGCGCGCCGCGGGCACGGGCGCGGTCGCCGCGGTGACGACGCCGCTCACCGTGACGGTCACGGCGCCGGTCGTCCCGGGCTTCACCATCGCGCCCGCGGCGGCGCTGACCGTGACGCAGGGCGCCGGGGCGCAGACCGCGACCATCAACATCACGCGCACGGGCGGCTTCGCCGGCGCGGTGACGCTGACGACCAGCGGGACGATCCCCGCCGGCCTCACGCTCACGCCCGCCGCCGCCAGCACCGGCAACACCTCGACGATCGCCGTCTCGGCCACGTCGGCGGTGGCGCCGGGCACCTACCCGATCACCGTCAACGCGACGGGCGCGGGCATCACCGGCACGCAGACGACGACGCTCAACGTCACCGTCGCCGCGGCGCAGGCGACGCCCGACTTCTCGATCGCCGCGGGCGCGGCCTCGGTCGCGGCGGGCGGCGCGGCCGGCACCTCGACCGTCACGATCACGCGCTCGGGCGGCTTCACCGGCGCGGTGACGCTGACGACCACGGGCGCACCGGCCGGGCTGACGATCACGGCGCCCGCGGCGACGACGGGCAACACGGCCGACCTCTCGATCACGGCCGCGTCCACGCTGGCCGCGGGCACGTATCCGATCACGGTCAACGCGACCGGCGCGGGCGTCACGGGCACCAAGACGGCGACGTTCAACGTCACCGTCACGCCGGCCGTGCAGGTGGGCGGCTACACGCTCGGCACGACGGGCGCGGTCAGCGTGCAGCAGGGCGCGACCGGGACGACGACGCTGAACGTCACGCGCACCGGCGGCTTCGCGGGCGGCGTGACGATCACGCCCACCGGCGCGCCGAACGGCGTGCAGGTGACCGTGACGCCGAACCCGGTCACGGGCAACACGGCCACGGTCTCCGTCGTCGCCAGCAACACCGCCACGACGGGCACCGCGACGATCACGCTGACCGGCGCGGCCACCGGCCTCGCCAACCAGACGACGACGCTCAGCGTCAACGTCACCGCCCCGAGCACCGGCGGCGGCAACGTGTCGTACGCCTTCTGCGCGCCGGACATCCCCATCTGGTTCGCCTACCAGAACGACAACGGCGCCTGGACGCGCGTGACGGCAGGCGCGAACAACACGTTCGCGTTCAACGTCCCGGCGCGCGGCGGCATCGCCTACGTGACGCAGACGGGCACGAACTACGACCTCACGGTCGTCTACGGCACGGCGGCCGAGCTGATCGCGGGCGGGCAGCAGCGCTGCGCGAGCCTGCCGCGTGGGACCAAGCGGCTCACCGGCAGCGTGGCCGGCGTCAGCGCCACGGACTTCGCGTCGGTGTCGCTCGGCGGCAGCTCGGAGATCCTGGTCGGCGGCCAGACGGCGTTCACGCTCGACAGCGTGCCGGAGGGCTCGCTCAACCTGCTGGCCTCGCGCTCGTCGATCGACCTCGCGACGTTCTCGCTGACGCCGAACCGGCTGATCCTGCGCCGCGGCGTCAACTACGCGAACAACGCGGTCATCCCGACGCTGGACTTCAACGGCTCCGAGTCGTTCGCGCCGGCGACCGCCAACCTGACGATCAACGGCGCCGGGACGGACACGGCGTTCGTCGCCACCTCGTTCTTCACCGGGGCCTTCAACCTGAGCGGCTTCGGGACGGGCGGCGTCTTCTTCAACTTCGGCAGCAGCCCGCTGCGCTACGCCGGCGTGCCGACCGACCGCCTCCAGGCCGGCGACATGCACGCGCTGGTGGCGTTCGCCAACGTGCGCGGCGACTCGACCAGCTCGCGCGGCATCTACTCGTTCGTCCGCACGATCACCGACCGCAGCGTGACGATCGGCCCGGCCCCGTCGGCGGCGACGGTCACGGCGATCACGTCGACGCCGTACCTGCGGCTGCGCGCGACGGCCGCGTCGCAGGCGTCGTACAACGCCGGCGCGTCGGTGAGCTTCACGCAGGCCACGCGCACCGCGAACATCAGCGTGACGCCGGGCTACGTCGGCGGCAGCGCGCCGGCGACGTGGGACCTGTCGGTTCCGGACCTGACGGCCGCCGGCTTCGACGCCAACTGGGGCCTGCGCCCCGCGACGCGCACGGACTGGGGCTTCTCGACCTACGGTGGGAACTTCCTCGCCTTCATCGGCGGCGTCCCGGCCGAGGGCACGACGTTCCAGTTCGCGAACAAGACGGGCACCTTCGCCGGCGCGCTGCGCAGCTTCTCGCGGCAGCCGCTCGCCACGGGCCGCTCGCCGCTCGAGGTGACGCTGCAGCGCGCGTCCGCCCGCTTCCAGCGCCTGCAGCAGGCGATCGTGGGCGCGCGGCGCTGA
- a CDS encoding DUF4198 domain-containing protein — protein sequence MPFLRPVTGALAAALTMGVVLASGPSAAAAHDTWLVPARATSPAGVDATFDLTSGPSFPTNATAIAAARVRTARVRTGGRTEPLPTPAAGARALRFRVPLRHAGVATVWVSLAPRVLTLDSAGVVDYLRRIGAPDSVRVAYLRQLPVNGVRHWRERSARHATTHVLVSSPLRPRPSGDASWAQPTGMPLELVPLRDPTTLRPGDTLVVRLLQQGHAVPAAMVGAVGPDGRALPPRRTDADGRVAIPLARAGRWLLRATQLRHPITAQSEWESDFATLTIAVR from the coding sequence ATGCCGTTCCTCCGACCGGTCACCGGCGCGCTCGCCGCGGCGCTGACGATGGGCGTCGTGCTGGCCTCGGGCCCGTCCGCCGCGGCCGCCCACGACACCTGGCTCGTGCCCGCGCGCGCGACGTCGCCCGCCGGCGTGGACGCGACCTTCGACCTCACGAGCGGACCGTCGTTCCCGACGAACGCCACGGCCATCGCCGCCGCCCGCGTGCGCACGGCGCGCGTGCGCACGGGCGGCCGCACGGAGCCGCTCCCCACGCCCGCCGCGGGCGCACGGGCGCTGCGCTTCCGCGTGCCGCTGCGCCACGCCGGCGTGGCCACGGTCTGGGTCTCGCTCGCGCCACGCGTCCTCACGCTCGACTCGGCGGGCGTCGTCGACTACCTGAGGCGGATCGGCGCCCCCGACAGCGTGCGCGTCGCCTACCTGCGGCAGCTGCCGGTGAACGGCGTGCGCCACTGGCGCGAGCGCTCCGCGCGCCACGCGACGACGCACGTGCTGGTGAGCAGCCCGCTGCGCCCCCGCCCGAGCGGCGACGCGTCGTGGGCGCAGCCGACGGGGATGCCGCTGGAGCTGGTGCCGCTGCGCGATCCGACCACGCTGCGGCCGGGCGACACGCTGGTCGTCCGCCTGCTGCAGCAGGGCCACGCGGTGCCCGCCGCGATGGTGGGCGCGGTGGGCCCCGACGGCCGGGCGCTCCCGCCCCGCCGCACCGATGCCGACGGACGCGTGGCGATCCCGCTGGCGCGCGCGGGCCGCTGGCTGCTGCGCGCCACGCAGCTGCGGCATCCGATCACGGCGCAGTCGGAGTGGGAGAGCGACTTCGCGACGCTCACCATCGCGGTGCGGTAG
- a CDS encoding VPS10 domain-containing protein, protein MPAALAVLLTALPAVPLPAVAQPPAPTRPAAGRGQLAVTPATPGSPADTALVQGLRWRNIGPFRGGRATAVAGHPAQPLTFYMGATGGGVWKTEDAGGSWRNVTDGHFAMGSVGSIAVAPSDPNVLYVGMGEAPVRGMSSSYGDGVYRSTDAGRTWTHLGLERTRTISQVIVHPRDENTVWVAAQGSRWGGTPDRGIYKSTDGGKTWRHVLAGPNATSGASDLSMDANNPRILFAAFWDHQRQPWYVRSGGPGSSLWRSADGGETWTRLSGNGLPSEMGKTAVAVSPANSERVWALIEGTADSGGLYRSDDAGKNWRLINGDRVLRARAWYYIHLFADPKNQETVYVMNAPFLKSTDGGRTFATIPTPHGDNHHLWINPQNPDVMINANDGGANVSLNGGRAWSTQENQPTAQFYRATLDERFPFWIYGGQQDNTSVAVMSRTTDVGVTEKDWFVTGGCESAFPGVDAKNPKIVYGGCYQGLIDAFDLETRSERGVMAYASLGLAMPSDQQKYRFNWSAPILVSRHDPKVIYHGGNVLLKTTDGGNAWTAISPDLTRNDRKKVGAGGGPYTNEGAGGEVYGTIFYVAESAQEPNVLWVTTDDGLVQVTRDGGASWQNVTPAGLGEGLANALDLSEHAKGTAYLAFTKYKFDDNRPYVLKTSDYGKTWSRIDAGLPELPVRVVREDPARAGLLYVGNESGVWMSHDDGRRWAPLQRNLPRVPVTDLRISTLGDLVAATEGRAYWILDDLSPLRQRADALRDASRPLLFAPRPAYRYAVDGGAPVPAGAARGQNAPGGATIDFVLAAKPDSARPVRVEIVGEGGTVLRRFPTPRDRMATGGPPGAAPGFAPVAGHNRLVWNLRTEGHRVIPGLVYDGPTTGWVVPPGSYTVRLLVGSDTLARPLEVRDDPRDASAGTVAERTAGHARRAEMNRAMAARVDEITSAVLQLRDVRDQVTKLAERAKAEDTTSAAARTALAALATRAADVAKRTSELEATLVQLKRRTQQDVVNFPPALLDHYLFVARTADATDPPMTRGLTDRAADLDVEWRTRREAIDALLARDVAELNRLAREGGVRAVVTPAPRPTTVM, encoded by the coding sequence GTGCCCGCCGCCCTCGCCGTGCTGCTGACCGCCCTGCCGGCAGTTCCGCTGCCGGCGGTCGCCCAGCCCCCGGCCCCCACGCGCCCCGCGGCCGGCCGCGGCCAGCTCGCGGTCACCCCCGCCACTCCGGGCTCGCCCGCCGACACGGCGCTCGTGCAGGGGCTCCGCTGGCGCAACATCGGCCCCTTCCGCGGCGGCCGCGCCACCGCGGTCGCCGGGCACCCCGCGCAGCCGCTCACCTTCTACATGGGCGCCACGGGCGGCGGCGTGTGGAAGACCGAGGACGCCGGCGGCTCGTGGCGCAACGTCACCGACGGCCACTTCGCGATGGGCTCCGTCGGCAGCATCGCGGTCGCGCCCTCCGATCCCAACGTGCTGTACGTCGGGATGGGCGAGGCGCCGGTGCGCGGCATGTCGTCGTCGTACGGCGACGGCGTCTACCGCTCCACCGACGCGGGCCGCACCTGGACGCACCTCGGCCTGGAGCGGACGCGGACGATCAGCCAGGTGATCGTGCACCCGCGCGACGAGAACACGGTGTGGGTGGCCGCGCAGGGGAGCCGCTGGGGCGGCACGCCCGATCGCGGCATCTACAAGAGCACCGACGGCGGGAAGACGTGGCGCCACGTGCTCGCGGGTCCCAACGCGACGTCGGGCGCCAGCGACCTGTCGATGGACGCGAACAACCCGCGCATCCTGTTCGCCGCGTTCTGGGACCACCAGCGGCAGCCGTGGTACGTGCGCAGCGGCGGCCCGGGGAGCAGCCTGTGGCGCTCCGCGGACGGTGGCGAGACGTGGACGCGCCTCTCGGGCAACGGGCTGCCGAGCGAGATGGGGAAGACCGCGGTCGCGGTGTCGCCGGCGAACAGCGAGCGCGTGTGGGCGCTGATCGAGGGCACCGCCGACAGCGGCGGCCTCTATCGCTCCGACGACGCGGGCAAGAATTGGCGCCTGATCAACGGCGACCGCGTGCTGCGCGCGCGCGCGTGGTACTACATCCACCTCTTCGCCGATCCGAAGAACCAGGAGACGGTGTACGTGATGAACGCGCCGTTCCTGAAGAGCACCGACGGCGGGCGCACCTTCGCGACGATCCCCACGCCGCACGGCGACAACCATCACCTCTGGATCAATCCGCAGAATCCGGACGTGATGATCAACGCCAACGACGGCGGCGCGAACGTCTCGCTCAACGGCGGGCGCGCGTGGAGCACGCAGGAGAACCAGCCCACCGCGCAGTTCTACCGCGCGACGCTCGACGAGCGCTTCCCGTTCTGGATCTACGGCGGGCAGCAGGACAACACGTCGGTCGCGGTGATGAGCCGCACGACCGACGTCGGCGTGACCGAGAAGGACTGGTTCGTGACGGGCGGCTGCGAGAGCGCGTTCCCCGGCGTGGACGCGAAGAACCCGAAGATCGTCTACGGCGGCTGCTACCAGGGCCTCATCGACGCGTTCGACCTCGAGACGCGCAGCGAGCGCGGCGTGATGGCGTACGCCTCGCTGGGCCTCGCGATGCCGTCGGACCAGCAGAAGTACCGCTTCAACTGGAGCGCGCCGATCCTCGTCAGCCGCCACGACCCGAAGGTCATCTACCACGGCGGCAACGTGCTGCTGAAGACGACCGACGGCGGCAACGCGTGGACGGCGATCTCGCCCGACCTCACGCGCAACGACCGCAAGAAGGTCGGCGCCGGCGGCGGCCCGTACACGAACGAGGGCGCGGGCGGCGAGGTGTACGGCACGATCTTCTACGTGGCCGAGTCGGCGCAGGAGCCGAACGTCCTGTGGGTGACGACGGACGACGGGCTGGTGCAGGTCACGCGCGACGGCGGCGCCAGCTGGCAGAACGTCACGCCGGCCGGACTCGGCGAGGGGCTCGCGAACGCGCTCGACCTGTCGGAGCACGCGAAGGGCACGGCGTACCTCGCCTTCACGAAGTACAAGTTCGACGACAACCGCCCGTACGTGCTGAAGACGAGCGACTACGGGAAGACGTGGTCGCGCATCGACGCGGGGCTGCCGGAGCTGCCGGTGCGCGTGGTGCGCGAGGATCCCGCGCGCGCGGGGCTGCTGTACGTCGGCAACGAGAGCGGCGTGTGGATGTCGCACGACGACGGCCGCCGCTGGGCGCCGCTGCAGCGCAACCTCCCGCGCGTCCCCGTCACCGACCTGCGTATCAGCACGCTCGGCGACCTGGTGGCGGCGACGGAGGGGCGCGCGTACTGGATCCTCGACGACCTGTCGCCGCTGCGGCAGCGCGCGGACGCGCTGCGCGACGCGTCGCGTCCGCTGCTGTTCGCGCCGCGCCCCGCGTACCGCTACGCGGTGGACGGCGGCGCGCCGGTGCCCGCGGGCGCGGCGCGCGGACAGAACGCGCCCGGCGGCGCGACGATCGACTTCGTGCTCGCCGCGAAGCCCGACAGCGCGCGCCCGGTGCGCGTGGAGATCGTGGGCGAGGGCGGCACGGTCCTGCGCCGCTTCCCGACGCCGCGCGACCGCATGGCGACGGGCGGCCCGCCGGGCGCGGCGCCGGGCTTCGCGCCGGTCGCGGGGCACAACCGCCTCGTGTGGAACCTGCGCACCGAGGGGCATCGCGTGATCCCGGGGCTCGTCTACGATGGCCCGACCACGGGCTGGGTGGTGCCGCCGGGCAGCTACACGGTGCGCCTGCTCGTGGGCAGCGACACGCTCGCGCGCCCGCTGGAGGTGCGCGACGACCCGCGCGACGCGAGCGCCGGGACCGTGGCCGAGCGCACCGCGGGGCACGCGCGCCGCGCGGAGATGAACCGCGCGATGGCCGCGCGCGTGGACGAGATCACGAGCGCGGTGCTGCAGCTGCGCGACGTGCGCGACCAAGTGACGAAGCTGGCCGAGCGGGCGAAGGCGGAGGACACGACGTCGGCGGCGGCGCGCACCGCGCTGGCCGCGCTCGCGACGCGCGCGGCGGACGTCGCGAAGCGCACGAGCGAGCTGGAGGCGACGCTCGTGCAGCTCAAGCGCCGCACGCAGCAGGACGTGGTCAACTTCCCGCCGGCGCTGCTCGACCACTACCTGTTCGTCGCGCGCACCGCCGACGCGACCGATCCGCCGATGACGCGCGGCCTCACCGACCGCGCGGCCGACCTGGACGTGGAATGGCGCACGCGGCGCGAGGCGATCGACGCGCTGCTGGCGCGCGACGTGGCGGAGCTCAACCGGCTGGCGCGCGAGGGCGGCGTGCGCGCGGTCGTCACGCCGGCGCCGCGGCCGACGACGGTGATGTGA
- a CDS encoding glycosyl hydrolase family 18 protein, which produces MTARLLPVTSPTRRAAALLVPLAVGLLAACAAPDAPTATAPEAALAKKPRTPVVPNAPTGVVATAGARQATVSWQVPRYDGGSAILSYRVQASSGQTLTVSAPTTTGTVTGLAAGVPVSFTVVATNVAGDSPASSPSAAVTPSDTTTPPPPPPPPPPGSRWVSGYYAGYQRSLYPESEVDFSILTHIFVGAVLPLANGGVDTTFYITNTQGPAMARALASRAHQAGRKAILMLGGAGTHDAMASAASSANRATFVANLLKTMDALGYDGIDVDWEPIDSVDRPNLLALLQQLRAARPGMLLTIPVGWVNTNFPGEVDSWYMQVAGVVDQMNVMTYSMAGPYGGWLSWHTSALFGAKGNTPSSVQSSVDRYVAVGVPAAKLGIGIPFYGVCWRGVTGPNQTSSTMTIIADDNAMSYRNIMSTYYSAGARQWDDVAKMGYLSFASPTGPQGCQFVSYDDEQSIAAKGAYVKSAGLGGAIIWTINQGHLGAGQDPVLRATYNAIVP; this is translated from the coding sequence ATGACCGCTCGCCTGCTCCCGGTGACGTCGCCGACGCGCCGCGCCGCCGCCCTGCTGGTGCCGCTGGCGGTCGGGCTGCTGGCCGCCTGCGCCGCGCCCGACGCTCCGACCGCGACCGCCCCAGAAGCCGCGCTGGCCAAGAAGCCGCGTACGCCCGTCGTTCCGAACGCGCCCACCGGCGTCGTCGCCACCGCGGGCGCCCGGCAGGCGACCGTGTCGTGGCAGGTGCCGCGCTACGACGGCGGCAGCGCGATCCTCAGCTACCGCGTCCAGGCCTCGTCCGGGCAGACGCTGACCGTGAGCGCGCCGACGACCACGGGCACCGTGACCGGGCTCGCCGCGGGCGTCCCGGTGAGCTTCACCGTCGTCGCCACCAACGTCGCGGGCGACAGCCCCGCCTCGAGCCCCTCGGCCGCCGTGACGCCGAGCGACACGACGACGCCCCCGCCGCCGCCCCCGCCGCCGCCGCCGGGCTCGCGCTGGGTGTCGGGCTACTACGCGGGCTACCAGCGGTCGCTGTATCCGGAGAGCGAGGTCGACTTCTCGATCCTCACGCACATCTTCGTCGGCGCGGTGCTGCCGCTCGCGAACGGCGGCGTCGACACGACCTTCTACATCACGAACACGCAGGGCCCCGCGATGGCGCGCGCGCTCGCCTCGCGCGCCCACCAGGCCGGCCGCAAGGCGATCCTCATGCTCGGCGGCGCGGGGACGCACGACGCGATGGCGAGCGCGGCGTCGAGCGCCAACCGCGCGACGTTCGTCGCCAACCTGCTGAAGACGATGGACGCGCTGGGCTACGACGGCATCGACGTCGACTGGGAGCCCATCGACTCCGTCGACCGCCCGAACCTGCTCGCGCTGCTGCAGCAGCTGCGCGCCGCGCGCCCCGGGATGCTGCTGACGATCCCGGTCGGCTGGGTGAACACGAACTTCCCGGGCGAGGTCGACTCCTGGTACATGCAGGTGGCCGGCGTCGTCGACCAGATGAACGTCATGACGTACAGCATGGCCGGCCCGTACGGCGGCTGGCTGAGCTGGCACACGTCGGCGCTGTTCGGCGCCAAGGGCAACACGCCGAGCTCCGTGCAGAGCAGCGTGGACCGCTACGTGGCGGTGGGCGTGCCGGCCGCGAAGCTGGGCATCGGCATCCCGTTCTACGGCGTGTGCTGGCGCGGCGTCACGGGCCCGAACCAGACGTCGTCCACGATGACGATCATCGCCGACGACAACGCGATGAGCTACCGGAACATCATGTCCACGTACTACAGCGCCGGTGCGCGGCAGTGGGACGACGTGGCCAAGATGGGCTACCTGAGCTTCGCGTCGCCGACCGGCCCGCAGGGGTGCCAGTTCGTGTCGTACGACGACGAGCAGTCGATCGCCGCGAAGGGCGCCTACGTGAAGAGCGCGGGGCTGGGCGGCGCGATCATCTGGACGATCAACCAGGGCCACCTGGGCGCCGGGCAGGATCCGGTGCTGCGCGCGACGTACAACGCGATCGTGCCCTGA
- a CDS encoding signal peptidase II — MAAAPTLDRRAFDPDRVFWSLTGLLVLLDAWTKWMAQSGHPWLAALGQGALSFPLRYNPGVAFSLRVEGLDAHAASERWLYVATLTWVLVFLYALHRRVAHASPTSMVGLALMHGGGAGNLLDRLRHERGVVDFIHVDAGALAGLVFNVADVAALCGGLLLLWALARRECAPDRLRALALVRRRE, encoded by the coding sequence GTGGCCGCCGCTCCCACCCTCGATCGCCGCGCGTTCGATCCCGACCGGGTGTTCTGGTCGCTGACCGGCCTGCTCGTGCTGCTGGACGCGTGGACCAAGTGGATGGCGCAGTCGGGCCATCCGTGGCTGGCGGCGCTGGGCCAGGGCGCGCTGTCGTTCCCGCTGCGCTACAACCCCGGCGTCGCGTTCTCCCTGCGGGTGGAAGGACTGGACGCGCACGCCGCGTCCGAGCGCTGGCTCTACGTCGCCACGCTGACGTGGGTGCTGGTGTTCCTGTACGCGCTGCACCGGCGTGTGGCGCACGCGTCGCCGACGTCGATGGTGGGGCTGGCGCTGATGCACGGCGGCGGCGCCGGCAACCTGCTCGACCGGCTGCGTCACGAGCGCGGCGTGGTGGACTTCATCCACGTCGACGCGGGCGCGCTGGCGGGCCTCGTGTTCAACGTCGCCGACGTGGCCGCGCTGTGCGGCGGGCTGCTGCTGCTGTGGGCGCTCGCGCGCCGCGAGTGCGCGCCCGATCGGCTGCGGGCCCTCGCGCTGGTGCGCCGCCGCGAGTGA